Proteins encoded within one genomic window of Thermoplasmata archaeon:
- a CDS encoding calcium-translocating P-type ATPase, SERCA-type, with protein sequence MAEPWHSLDVEASFARLASSPAGLSKGEAAERLTKEGPNELAQTSRVSPLRIFLEQFTDVLVVILIVAAAISGYLGISRRDSTEVWDAVLIAVIVVLNAGLGFVQEYRAEKSLQALKALAAPKAHAVRQGEVIALPSRDLVPGDVVLLATGDQVPADLRLVEVASLRIDEASLTGESTPVTKAVAPLPVDAFLGDRRNLAFVGTTVEGGRGRGLVVGTGMRTELGKIAGLVQQETKEETPLQRQLDRLGRQIGLAILGIAAVVFVLMFLREADPLGNIELLFLTAVGLAVAAIPEGLPAVVTISLALGLQRMIRRHALVRKLPAVEALGAATVICADKTGTLTKGEMNVRAVFAGGRAYEVRGEGFDPAGEIVVNGQPVLVGQQSDLREALVCGVLCNDAMIRKEADRWMCDGDPTEGALVVAAMRAGLDADVLRSEQPRVAELAFSSERKRMSTLHAPLSAQALHEILAVSEDRRHLSLAEIGAKMLYVKGAPERILAACSHHLVGGERKPLTDYDRKQYAFENQEMATRALRVLGLASRSFPGEVPPLREGGLESDLTFLGLVGMMDAPRQDAIAAVGRCKQAGIDVVMITGDHKLTAMAVAREMGILAAGDRALTGEELDKVSEDDLVRDVERVKVYARVSPEHKMRIVDAWKRKGHVVAMTGDGVNDAPALKRADLGVAMGITGTDVAKESADMVLTDDNFASIVAAVEEGRGIYENIRKFVAYLLSANAGEVLIMLLATLLVLDPAFLPFFTPVQLLWINLVTDGMPALALGLDPYPPDIMTRRPRNPREGVLSKDIAFLILIVAAILTVGTLGIFAWERLDGSEPVRTQTVAFTTIVFFELFLVFALRSPRQTLWRVGPFTNKKLIYAVLLSMALQVMVIYVPVFQVAFHTEPLTALDWARTILVSLSAFLVVEALKLVRQRRAKASSPTEAAPA encoded by the coding sequence ATGGCCGAACCCTGGCACTCCCTGGATGTCGAGGCATCCTTCGCGCGCCTGGCATCGTCCCCGGCGGGTTTGTCCAAGGGCGAGGCCGCGGAACGCCTTACCAAGGAGGGGCCTAACGAGCTCGCGCAGACGAGCCGCGTCAGCCCGCTCCGGATCTTCCTCGAGCAGTTCACCGACGTCCTCGTGGTCATCCTGATCGTCGCCGCGGCGATCTCGGGGTACCTGGGCATCTCCCGCCGTGACTCCACCGAAGTGTGGGACGCCGTGCTAATCGCGGTCATCGTCGTCCTGAACGCGGGCCTGGGGTTCGTCCAGGAGTACCGGGCCGAGAAATCCCTCCAGGCACTCAAGGCCCTGGCGGCGCCGAAGGCCCATGCGGTCCGGCAGGGTGAGGTGATTGCTCTCCCCTCGCGCGATCTCGTTCCCGGCGATGTCGTGCTCCTGGCCACAGGTGACCAGGTTCCCGCGGACCTCCGGCTCGTCGAGGTCGCGAGCCTCCGGATCGACGAGGCCTCCCTGACGGGAGAGTCGACGCCCGTGACCAAGGCCGTCGCTCCCCTGCCCGTGGATGCGTTCCTCGGCGACCGCAGGAACCTGGCGTTCGTGGGGACCACCGTGGAGGGCGGGCGTGGTCGGGGCCTCGTCGTCGGCACGGGAATGCGGACGGAGCTCGGGAAGATCGCGGGTCTCGTCCAACAAGAGACGAAGGAGGAGACGCCTCTCCAGCGCCAGCTCGACCGGCTCGGTCGCCAGATCGGTCTCGCAATCCTCGGGATTGCGGCGGTCGTCTTCGTCCTCATGTTCCTGCGGGAAGCGGACCCTCTCGGCAATATCGAACTCCTCTTCCTCACCGCGGTCGGCTTGGCCGTGGCGGCGATCCCCGAGGGCTTGCCCGCGGTCGTCACGATCAGCCTGGCCTTGGGTCTCCAGCGGATGATCCGACGGCACGCCCTCGTCCGCAAACTCCCCGCCGTGGAGGCGTTAGGTGCCGCGACGGTCATTTGCGCCGACAAGACCGGCACCCTGACCAAGGGCGAGATGAACGTGCGCGCGGTCTTCGCCGGCGGACGCGCGTACGAGGTCCGCGGCGAGGGATTCGATCCCGCGGGTGAGATTGTCGTCAACGGCCAGCCTGTGCTCGTGGGACAGCAATCCGACCTGCGCGAGGCGCTCGTCTGTGGGGTGCTCTGCAACGATGCGATGATCCGGAAGGAGGCCGACCGCTGGATGTGCGACGGCGACCCGACCGAGGGAGCGCTCGTCGTCGCGGCGATGCGCGCGGGTCTCGACGCCGACGTCCTCCGGTCCGAGCAGCCCCGGGTCGCGGAGCTCGCGTTCTCCTCGGAGCGTAAGAGGATGTCCACCCTTCACGCACCTCTGTCCGCCCAGGCGCTCCACGAGATCCTCGCGGTCTCCGAGGATCGGCGGCACCTCTCCCTCGCGGAGATCGGCGCGAAGATGCTCTACGTGAAGGGCGCGCCCGAGCGCATCCTCGCGGCGTGCAGCCACCATTTAGTCGGAGGGGAACGGAAACCCCTCACGGACTACGACCGCAAGCAGTACGCCTTCGAGAACCAGGAGATGGCGACGCGCGCGCTTCGGGTGCTCGGCCTCGCGAGCCGTTCGTTCCCGGGGGAAGTCCCGCCCCTCCGGGAGGGGGGCCTGGAGTCGGACCTCACGTTCCTCGGCCTTGTGGGCATGATGGACGCGCCGCGGCAAGACGCCATAGCCGCGGTCGGCCGATGCAAGCAGGCCGGCATCGACGTCGTCATGATCACGGGGGACCACAAGCTCACGGCCATGGCGGTCGCGCGAGAGATGGGGATTCTGGCCGCCGGCGACCGTGCCCTGACGGGAGAGGAACTCGACAAGGTGTCCGAGGACGACCTTGTCCGGGACGTCGAACGTGTCAAGGTGTACGCGCGGGTGAGTCCCGAGCACAAGATGCGGATCGTGGACGCCTGGAAGCGGAAAGGCCATGTGGTGGCGATGACCGGGGACGGAGTCAACGATGCCCCGGCCTTGAAGCGGGCCGACTTGGGCGTGGCGATGGGCATCACGGGAACCGACGTGGCCAAGGAGAGCGCGGACATGGTCCTGACCGACGACAACTTCGCCTCGATCGTGGCCGCGGTCGAGGAGGGCCGCGGGATCTACGAGAACATCCGCAAGTTCGTCGCGTACCTGCTGTCGGCCAATGCGGGGGAGGTCCTCATCATGCTCCTCGCGACCCTGCTCGTCCTGGACCCGGCATTCCTCCCCTTCTTCACGCCCGTCCAGCTCCTGTGGATCAACCTGGTCACGGACGGGATGCCCGCGCTCGCCCTCGGTCTCGATCCCTATCCGCCGGATATCATGACCCGCCGTCCCCGCAATCCGAGGGAGGGCGTCCTGTCCAAGGACATCGCCTTCCTGATCCTCATCGTGGCCGCCATCCTGACCGTGGGCACGCTGGGGATCTTTGCCTGGGAGCGACTCGACGGATCCGAGCCCGTCCGCACGCAGACGGTCGCCTTCACGACGATCGTCTTCTTCGAGCTGTTCCTGGTCTTCGCGCTCCGGTCCCCCCGGCAGACGTTGTGGCGGGTTGGACCGTTCACGAACAAGAAGCTCATCTACGCCGTCCTCCTGTCCATGGCGTTGCAGGTCATGGTCATCTACGTCCCGGTCTTCCAGGTCGCGTTCCACACGGAGCCCCTCACCGCCCTGGACTGGGCTCGGACGATCCTGGTCTCCCTGTCCGCGTTCCTCGTCGTCGAGGCCCTCAAACTCGTACGGCAGCGTCGGGCGAAGGCCTCGAGCCCCACGGAGGCGGCCCCCGCATGA
- a CDS encoding UPF0147 family protein — MDSETKLKQVMDVLDSISEDTSVPRNIRRGAADAKARLSKKGEALDLRVTSAIMIMDDLANDPNIPLHGRTLIWNVISQLETVTKP; from the coding sequence ATGGACAGCGAAACGAAGCTCAAACAAGTGATGGACGTCCTCGACTCGATCTCCGAGGACACCTCCGTCCCGCGGAACATTCGCCGCGGGGCTGCCGACGCGAAGGCCCGACTCTCGAAGAAAGGTGAAGCCCTCGACCTCAGGGTCACGAGCGCCATCATGATCATGGATGACCTCGCGAACGACCCGAACATCCCCCTGCACGGTCGGACGTTGATCTGGAACGTGATCTCCCAGCTGGAGACCGTGACGAAACCTTAA
- a CDS encoding Mut7-C RNAse domain-containing protein, which translates to MRLLCDHMLGTLAKWLRFMGYDTAYPGPLNDTELLVLAEREDRILLTRDKELASRSPDAIRVRSDDLEEQIREVATRLGLGLVDPLSRCSLCNTVLVEARADEVGDRVPDGVRARHDKFWRCPSCGKVYWQGSHWDRMVERLNRLPLRHER; encoded by the coding sequence GTGAGGCTCCTCTGCGACCACATGCTCGGCACGCTGGCGAAGTGGCTGCGGTTCATGGGATACGACACCGCGTACCCGGGCCCGCTGAACGACACGGAGCTCCTCGTCCTTGCGGAGCGTGAGGACCGCATTCTCCTGACCCGGGACAAGGAGCTCGCCTCCCGCTCGCCGGACGCCATCCGCGTTCGGAGCGACGACCTCGAGGAGCAAATCCGTGAGGTGGCCACTCGCCTTGGCCTAGGCCTGGTCGATCCCCTTTCCCGTTGCTCCCTGTGCAACACCGTCCTTGTCGAGGCCCGAGCGGACGAGGTCGGCGACCGGGTGCCGGATGGCGTCCGCGCGCGGCACGACAAGTTCTGGCGCTGCCCCTCCTGCGGCAAGGTCTACTGGCAGGGCAGCCACTGGGATCGCATGGTCGAGAGGTTGAACCGTCTGCCCCTGCGGCATGAGCGCTGA
- the pcp gene encoding pyroglutamyl-peptidase I, whose product MARTILLTGYNPYTNAPEFNPTGVLARELDGRRIGGARIVGAQIPVAVEAAGRALRRLIDRANPDAALAMGVAPGRPVLSVERVALNLLDFTVPDNRGRRYRDRPIRAGGPAAYLSTLPVRRILAALRTEGVPAELSNTAGTYLCNFAMFTLLDAFAAEGKKGPAGFIHVPQVPEASLDKPGQPSMDFATIRRGILVALREIEKATPRRRRPQSGSAP is encoded by the coding sequence GTGGCCCGCACGATCCTGTTGACGGGTTACAACCCCTACACCAACGCGCCCGAGTTCAACCCGACGGGCGTCTTGGCCCGCGAGCTGGACGGCCGCCGAATCGGCGGTGCGCGGATCGTGGGCGCGCAGATCCCTGTGGCTGTCGAGGCCGCCGGACGCGCCCTGCGGCGGCTCATCGACCGGGCGAACCCGGATGCGGCCCTCGCGATGGGCGTGGCCCCCGGACGTCCCGTGCTGAGTGTGGAACGCGTGGCGCTGAACCTGCTCGACTTCACCGTGCCGGACAACCGCGGCCGCCGGTACCGCGACCGCCCCATCCGCGCGGGCGGTCCCGCCGCCTACCTCTCCACGCTCCCTGTTCGTCGGATCCTCGCCGCACTCCGCACGGAAGGCGTTCCCGCCGAACTGTCGAACACGGCGGGGACCTACCTGTGCAACTTCGCGATGTTCACCCTGCTCGACGCCTTCGCCGCCGAAGGGAAGAAAGGGCCCGCAGGGTTCATCCACGTGCCCCAGGTCCCCGAGGCGAGCCTCGATAAGCCCGGGCAGCCCTCCATGGACTTCGCGACGATTCGCCGCGGAATCCTCGTCGCCTTGCGCGAGATCGAGAAAGCTACGCCGCGCCGGCGGCGGCCCCAATCCGGCTCAGCGCCATGA
- a CDS encoding 2,5-diamino-6-(ribosylamino)-4(3H)-pyrimidinone 5'-phosphate reductase, with protein MRPHVVINAAMSVDGKIAFADARPAKLSNAEDTARVHRLRAEVDAVLVGVGTVLKDDPKLTVKPEHAQGRNPLRIVLDSDGKTPDHAHVLDGSAETLIATTASCTREFRQAKVFRAGKDEVDLVAFLDHLSQRGVKRLLVEGGSTVIWSFLRQRLADELKVFVASAVLGGHAAPTLTGGPGVSSINEAFRLKLERAERLGDGLLLEYSVVP; from the coding sequence GTGCGGCCCCACGTCGTCATCAACGCTGCGATGAGCGTGGACGGAAAGATCGCGTTCGCGGACGCCCGCCCCGCCAAACTGAGCAACGCGGAGGACACCGCGCGCGTGCACCGTCTTCGGGCCGAGGTGGACGCGGTGCTCGTGGGCGTCGGCACGGTCCTCAAGGACGACCCCAAGCTCACCGTGAAGCCGGAGCACGCCCAGGGGCGCAACCCCTTGCGGATTGTCCTGGATTCGGATGGCAAGACGCCCGACCACGCCCACGTCCTCGACGGGAGTGCGGAGACGCTCATCGCCACGACCGCGAGTTGCACACGGGAGTTCCGCCAGGCGAAGGTCTTCCGGGCGGGGAAGGACGAGGTGGACCTCGTCGCGTTCCTCGACCATCTCTCCCAGCGCGGCGTGAAGCGACTCCTCGTGGAGGGAGGCAGCACGGTGATCTGGTCCTTCCTCCGACAGCGGCTCGCCGACGAACTCAAGGTGTTCGTCGCCAGCGCGGTGCTCGGAGGCCATGCCGCCCCGACGCTCACGGGCGGGCCCGGCGTGTCCTCCATCAATGAGGCGTTCCGCCTCAAGCTGGAAAGGGCGGAGCGCCTGGGGGACGGTCTCCTCCTGGAGTACTCGGTGGTCCCGTGA
- a CDS encoding cation:proton antiporter, whose amino-acid sequence MVDANSIMFEVGVIAAVGFLGAAVASRARISVVIGYIVAGMLIGPNIHLNLFGVAYNGLLLDTEFVQSISQLGLVLLLFFVGLEFSIAKLRRTKEAAAILAVTNLAVDMFAGFVIGTWLGWPLIDTIFMAGVISMSSSAIAAKALIDLKRLGNAETEFILGMVILESFLAMIILTLVNGVVISSDGAPLNPLALFAGIGIFLGFFTFLAAVVIPHTVKTFERIKSDELFILFALAVVFLSAALAQAFRVPAIIGAFFIGMVFADTKLAQRLKTKMESLRDAFVAMFFLSFGMLIDPSSLPAVLPMLLIAVPLILMSDLFLTASLAYMIGFSARAATAIGTSFVARNEEAVLYATVGTRAISNNPNLSNNYAGTYLTPFTGILCIVMSSLAPLLMVRSDRLARFFSRHLPKSITFGAELVKRTLRTVVMPSMLPIYRKRKLLQATLILYSAWIIDLTITHDLAHAVLAVMAPLVIYAVYGAARRTFQEPVRHTNYGVNGGPFSRSTIESFVLRIVVGTLVTIALVAILWQYYWPATLAILYTYFLAVVFSMKVVYRRLGLGMGRRRRPLRILRGVPTTRRGRPSTNGFGRR is encoded by the coding sequence GTGGTCGACGCGAACTCCATAATGTTCGAGGTCGGCGTCATCGCCGCGGTGGGGTTCCTCGGCGCTGCGGTCGCGAGCCGCGCCCGCATCTCGGTGGTGATCGGCTACATCGTCGCGGGGATGCTCATCGGTCCGAACATCCATCTGAACCTCTTCGGCGTCGCCTACAACGGTCTGCTCCTGGACACGGAGTTCGTCCAGTCCATCTCCCAGCTGGGCTTGGTGCTCCTTCTGTTCTTCGTCGGCCTGGAGTTCAGCATCGCGAAGCTCCGTCGAACGAAGGAGGCCGCCGCCATCCTAGCCGTCACGAACCTCGCCGTGGACATGTTCGCAGGCTTCGTCATCGGGACCTGGCTCGGGTGGCCCCTCATCGACACGATCTTCATGGCGGGGGTCATCAGCATGTCCAGCTCCGCCATCGCGGCCAAGGCGCTCATCGATCTGAAGCGCCTGGGGAACGCGGAGACGGAGTTCATCCTGGGGATGGTGATCCTCGAGTCCTTCCTCGCGATGATCATCCTGACCCTGGTCAACGGCGTGGTCATCTCTTCGGACGGGGCGCCCCTCAACCCGTTGGCGCTCTTCGCCGGGATTGGGATCTTCCTCGGGTTCTTCACGTTCCTCGCGGCGGTCGTCATCCCGCACACGGTGAAGACGTTCGAGCGGATCAAGAGCGACGAGCTGTTCATCCTGTTCGCCTTGGCCGTCGTCTTCCTGTCCGCGGCTCTCGCCCAAGCCTTCCGCGTCCCCGCCATCATCGGTGCGTTCTTCATCGGCATGGTCTTCGCGGACACGAAGCTCGCACAACGCCTGAAGACGAAGATGGAGTCCCTCCGGGACGCGTTCGTGGCCATGTTCTTCCTGAGCTTCGGGATGCTCATCGACCCGAGTTCGCTCCCCGCGGTCCTCCCCATGCTCCTGATCGCGGTCCCTCTGATCCTCATGAGCGACCTGTTCCTGACCGCGTCCCTGGCCTACATGATCGGCTTCTCGGCCCGGGCCGCGACCGCCATCGGCACGAGCTTCGTCGCCCGGAACGAGGAAGCGGTTCTGTACGCGACGGTGGGCACGCGGGCCATTAGCAACAACCCGAACCTCTCGAACAACTACGCCGGGACCTACCTCACGCCGTTCACGGGGATCCTCTGCATCGTGATGAGTTCCCTGGCGCCTTTGCTCATGGTCCGGTCGGACCGACTCGCGCGGTTCTTCTCGAGGCACCTGCCCAAGTCGATCACGTTCGGCGCCGAGCTGGTCAAGCGCACCCTCCGGACCGTGGTCATGCCCAGCATGCTGCCGATCTACCGCAAGCGGAAGCTGCTCCAGGCCACGCTCATCCTCTACTCCGCATGGATCATCGACCTCACGATCACCCACGATCTCGCGCATGCGGTGCTCGCCGTGATGGCGCCTCTCGTAATCTACGCGGTGTACGGCGCGGCGCGCCGGACCTTCCAGGAGCCCGTGCGCCATACGAACTATGGCGTCAACGGTGGCCCGTTCAGCCGGTCCACGATCGAGTCGTTCGTCCTGCGCATCGTCGTCGGCACACTCGTCACGATCGCGCTGGTCGCCATCCTCTGGCAGTACTACTGGCCAGCGACCCTCGCCATCCTGTACACGTACTTCCTGGCGGTCGTCTTCAGCATGAAGGTCGTGTACCGCCGCCTGGGCCTCGGGATGGGACGGCGCCGCCGACCCCTCCGCATCCTTCGCGGCGTGCCCACGACGCGACGGGGACGCCCCTCAACGAACGGCTTCGGCCGCCGCTGA
- the carA gene encoding glutamine-hydrolyzing carbamoyl-phosphate synthase small subunit — MEGSLILEDGTVVRGASFGARTEVFGELVFNTNMTGYTEALTDPSYRGQILLMTYPLIGNYGVDPAWMESDAIQVTGFVVREACAAPSHARSQQTVDAFLRDFRIPGLQGADTRALTIRIRSHGTMKAALVPEGGDLEAAAKEVRRMPYPDRRNLVAEVSCREPIRYPGAGKRTIVVVDCGVKRNILREAQRYADVVRVPWNATSDDVLAQKPDGVILSNGPGDPSHPDLRSTTVRAARELAGQVPLLGICLGHQILALAFGGKTFKLKFGHRGGNQPVKDLRTGRVHITSQNHGFAVDADSLDASEFAVTHRNLNDNTVEGLVHRSLPMFSVQYHPEARPGPWDNEHIFRDFVATLRES, encoded by the coding sequence ATGGAAGGCTCCCTGATCCTGGAAGACGGGACCGTCGTCCGGGGAGCGTCTTTTGGTGCCCGCACGGAGGTCTTCGGGGAGCTCGTCTTCAACACGAACATGACGGGCTACACGGAGGCCTTGACGGACCCCTCCTACCGCGGGCAAATCCTCCTGATGACCTATCCGCTCATCGGCAACTACGGCGTCGACCCCGCGTGGATGGAGTCCGACGCGATCCAGGTCACAGGCTTCGTGGTCAGGGAGGCGTGCGCGGCGCCCAGCCACGCGCGGAGCCAGCAGACCGTGGACGCGTTCCTCCGGGATTTCCGGATTCCCGGCCTCCAGGGCGCGGACACGCGCGCCCTGACGATCCGCATCCGCAGCCACGGGACCATGAAGGCCGCCCTGGTCCCCGAGGGCGGTGACTTGGAGGCCGCGGCGAAGGAGGTGCGCCGCATGCCCTATCCGGACCGCCGGAACCTGGTCGCGGAGGTGAGCTGCCGCGAGCCCATCCGCTATCCTGGCGCGGGGAAGCGCACGATCGTCGTCGTGGACTGCGGTGTGAAGCGGAACATCCTCCGCGAAGCCCAGCGCTACGCTGACGTGGTGCGGGTTCCCTGGAACGCGACCTCGGACGACGTCCTCGCGCAGAAGCCGGACGGGGTCATCCTCTCAAACGGTCCGGGCGACCCCTCCCATCCCGATCTCCGTTCGACCACGGTGCGCGCAGCGCGCGAACTCGCCGGACAGGTTCCCCTCCTGGGCATCTGCCTCGGCCACCAGATCCTCGCCCTCGCCTTCGGCGGGAAGACGTTCAAGCTCAAGTTCGGGCACCGCGGCGGGAACCAGCCCGTAAAGGACCTGCGGACGGGTCGGGTGCACATCACGTCGCAGAACCACGGCTTCGCGGTCGACGCGGACTCGCTGGACGCCTCCGAGTTTGCGGTGACGCACCGCAACCTGAACGACAACACGGTCGAGGGTCTCGTCCACCGGTCCCTGCCCATGTTCTCCGTCCAGTACCACCCGGAGGCCCGACCCGGGCCTTGGGACAACGAGCACATCTTCCGCGACTTCGTCGCGACCCTGCGGGAGTCGTAG
- a CDS encoding MBL fold metallo-hydrolase — protein sequence MHVETLVVPPLDNNVYLVVDEASHQAAVIDVGLGAREILAKAQELGVKILYVLNTHGHPDHTADDAPLKAATGAKLAIFEVDAYRLARNANEAKWFLPAPPPVVTPDVLLKEGSTVTLGGVTLETLHTPGHTEGSCCFYDEGDGVLFSGDTLFAGSCGRTDTLGGSPAKMKASLRRLAQLPPETKVLPGHGPATTIGAETWIADLAYPVI from the coding sequence ATGCACGTCGAGACCCTGGTCGTGCCACCCCTCGACAACAACGTGTACCTGGTCGTCGACGAGGCGAGCCACCAGGCGGCCGTGATCGACGTCGGCTTGGGCGCACGGGAGATCCTGGCCAAGGCCCAGGAACTCGGCGTCAAGATCCTCTACGTGCTGAACACCCACGGGCATCCCGACCACACGGCCGACGACGCACCCTTGAAGGCGGCGACGGGCGCCAAGCTGGCCATCTTCGAGGTGGACGCCTACCGCCTCGCGCGGAACGCGAACGAAGCGAAGTGGTTTCTTCCCGCTCCGCCCCCAGTGGTCACCCCGGACGTACTCCTCAAGGAGGGGAGCACGGTCACCCTGGGCGGAGTCACGCTCGAGACGCTCCACACGCCCGGCCACACGGAGGGGAGCTGTTGCTTCTACGACGAGGGGGACGGCGTCCTGTTCTCCGGGGACACCCTGTTCGCGGGCTCGTGCGGCCGCACGGACACGCTTGGCGGGAGCCCGGCCAAGATGAAGGCGAGTCTCCGACGTCTCGCCCAACTCCCCCCGGAGACGAAGGTCCTCCCGGGTCACGGCCCCGCCACGACGATCGGCGCGGAGACGTGGATCGCGGACCTGGCGTACCCGGTCATCTGA
- the rtcA gene encoding RNA 3'-terminal phosphate cyclase: protein MIEIDGSHGEGGGQLLRMAVALSALTCTPVTVNRIRAGRPNPGLAAQHVTALRAVAELASAEVRGLEVGSAEMTFTPGDLVGGDHAFDVGTAGSVTLVLQACLPVAFAANDSTHLRIIGGTDVKWSPPLDSFARVFLPWVRRMGGQADLLSHRRGYYPRGGGEVEVAVQPTAGWSPLVLSDAGAVERVRGIAHVANLPEDIPKRMKNAALRRLHGIPDSKVEERVYPGEDAVGQGGAIVLWAEQEHTLVGADCLAERGKSAERVGEEAAENLEAEIVSGATVDVHAADQIVVYLALADRPSSFLVREVTNHLRTMAWLVPQFLKRTIEFQTIGELTRVKVAVPGA from the coding sequence ATGATCGAGATCGACGGCTCCCACGGCGAGGGCGGAGGGCAGCTCCTCCGGATGGCCGTGGCCCTTTCCGCGCTCACCTGCACCCCGGTGACCGTGAACCGGATCCGGGCCGGGCGGCCGAACCCCGGACTTGCGGCCCAGCACGTGACCGCACTCCGGGCGGTCGCCGAGCTCGCGTCCGCGGAGGTCCGCGGGCTCGAGGTCGGGTCCGCGGAGATGACCTTTACTCCGGGCGACCTCGTGGGCGGCGACCACGCGTTCGACGTCGGCACCGCCGGGAGCGTGACCTTGGTCCTCCAGGCCTGCCTGCCCGTGGCCTTCGCCGCGAATGACTCGACCCACCTGCGGATCATCGGCGGCACGGACGTCAAGTGGTCTCCGCCCCTGGACTCCTTCGCCCGGGTGTTCCTGCCCTGGGTGCGCCGCATGGGCGGCCAGGCCGACCTCCTCTCCCATCGCCGGGGCTACTATCCCCGCGGTGGCGGCGAGGTGGAGGTCGCCGTGCAGCCCACGGCTGGGTGGTCCCCCTTGGTCCTTTCCGACGCCGGCGCCGTGGAGCGGGTCCGCGGGATTGCCCACGTTGCGAACCTCCCGGAGGACATCCCCAAGCGGATGAAGAACGCCGCGCTGCGGCGCCTCCATGGGATCCCGGATTCCAAAGTCGAGGAGCGGGTCTACCCCGGCGAGGACGCCGTCGGCCAAGGGGGTGCGATCGTCCTGTGGGCGGAGCAGGAGCACACCCTGGTCGGCGCCGACTGTCTCGCCGAGCGCGGCAAGTCCGCGGAACGGGTCGGGGAAGAGGCGGCGGAGAACCTAGAGGCGGAGATCGTCTCCGGGGCGACCGTCGACGTGCACGCCGCGGACCAGATCGTCGTGTACCTCGCGCTCGCGGACCGTCCGTCCTCGTTCCTCGTGCGGGAGGTCACCAACCATCTCCGGACCATGGCGTGGCTTGTCCCTCAGTTCCTGAAGCGGACGATCGAGTTCCAGACGATTGGCGAGCTGACCCGCGTCAAGGTCGCCGTGCCGGGCGCCTAG
- a CDS encoding OsmC family protein — translation MKAQLTQIEGMKFRVQVEGKPAIVLDAEQKEEPIAGPSPMQAALLAVMGCTASDIVWILNKQRVPFTSLEIAGDADRAKEDPKVFTRIHLHYRVYGEGIKETAVKRAIELSTEKYCSVGIMLRRGGVAWENTWEILPPK, via the coding sequence ATGAAGGCGCAGCTCACCCAAATTGAAGGGATGAAGTTCCGGGTGCAGGTCGAAGGCAAGCCCGCCATCGTGCTCGATGCGGAGCAGAAGGAAGAGCCCATCGCGGGACCCTCGCCCATGCAGGCCGCGCTCCTCGCGGTCATGGGCTGCACGGCCTCGGACATCGTCTGGATCCTGAACAAGCAACGAGTCCCGTTCACGAGCCTCGAAATCGCGGGAGATGCGGATCGCGCCAAGGAAGATCCGAAGGTCTTCACGAGGATCCATCTCCACTATCGCGTGTACGGCGAGGGCATCAAGGAGACCGCGGTCAAGCGGGCCATCGAGCTCTCCACGGAGAAGTACTGCTCGGTCGGAATCATGCTGCGGCGCGGCGGCGTCGCATGGGAGAACACGTGGGAAATCCTGCCTCCGAAATGA
- a CDS encoding PAC2 family protein codes for MEGIQIYELKRMDLRGATVIDGFPSVGLVSSIVANYLINALNLTQIGIMDSSYFPTVALVRDGQPMNPVRIYAGPKREGSDQVVVFISEFQPPPNLIKAIASTVLDWAQDARCNLLVCPEGLIVDSKEDDTEDRQVEVYGIGSTDKAMDMLRKHKVTVFEEGVITGVAGVLLNEGRKRDFDVITLLSEAHPDYPDARAAARAIEVIDALLLHTELDAKPLYEEAERIEMQLKSIHHQADAAKKPGTEPARPSMYG; via the coding sequence ATGGAAGGCATCCAGATCTACGAGCTGAAGAGAATGGACCTTCGGGGGGCCACCGTAATCGATGGCTTCCCATCCGTGGGCCTCGTCAGCTCCATCGTGGCGAACTACCTAATCAATGCGCTGAACCTGACGCAGATCGGCATCATGGACTCGAGCTACTTCCCGACCGTCGCCCTGGTCCGCGACGGCCAGCCCATGAATCCTGTCCGGATCTACGCGGGACCCAAGCGGGAGGGCTCCGACCAGGTCGTCGTGTTCATCAGCGAGTTCCAGCCGCCGCCGAACCTGATCAAGGCGATCGCGTCCACGGTCCTCGACTGGGCTCAGGACGCGCGGTGCAACCTCCTCGTGTGCCCGGAGGGTCTCATCGTGGACTCCAAGGAGGACGACACGGAGGACCGGCAGGTCGAGGTGTACGGCATCGGGTCCACGGACAAGGCCATGGACATGCTCCGGAAGCACAAGGTCACCGTGTTCGAGGAAGGCGTCATCACGGGCGTCGCGGGCGTCCTCCTGAACGAAGGCCGCAAGCGCGACTTCGACGTGATCACGCTCCTCAGCGAGGCCCATCCCGACTACCCGGACGCCCGCGCAGCCGCCCGCGCCATCGAGGTCATCGACGCCCTGCTCCTGCACACGGAACTCGACGCGAAGCCGCTCTACGAGGAGGCAGAGCGGATCGAGATGCAGCTCAAGTCCATCCACCACCAGGCCGATGCGGCCAAGAAGCCCGGAACGGAACCCGCCCGGCCGAGCATGTACGGCTAG